The nucleotide sequence CAACCTCTATCCATCTGCTATAATCTCCATTAGTTTTAAGTCCTGACATTATCGTTGATGCCTCTTTGCTATCATCCTCAAACTCTAAACTTCCCCTTGTACTATAGGGAAAAAACTCATTATCCTTCAACCACCCAAGCCTAGCCACTGATTTTACAAGAGGTATTGCTCTGTCGTTTTCTCTTTCAAAATCAGATAAATAAGAAATTAAATCTGATGCATTATTAGAGGATACTGGAAAGCTACTATCAGCAAGCCTAAGTATGCTGTTTCTATTAAATATAACTGACCTTGGCGCAAGTACATTTCTCCAATAACCATCTCTAAAGAAAGCTAACTCTACCTTTTCAGTTTCCATATCTAAATTATGAAATCTTCTATTTATAACAACTGGAGTAAAACTTACTGGCACTGTCTTTATATTTCCTTCTGCACTCTGCTCACATTTAACTATGCCTTCTTTAAAATCAACATTCCACCCAAAAGGAACATTATAGCCTTTAGTATCTAAACCCTTAAGCTCTAATGGCCTTTTATTGTAAGTTTCTTTTTCAATGCGTTTAATATGCTTTATACTCTTTTCTAAATCCCTAAAGTTAACTTTTCCCTTTAGCTTGGACTTAATTAATGCAAAGGTAGCAGGATCACTTTCTTTCACCCTTGAAAGCTTATGAAGCATTTCTTTATCATAAATCTTCGAATAATCTTTTAAACTAGAAATAGCCTCAAGCAAATCCTCACTCTTAAATTCTTCCCATTCATCACCAGTTATAGGGTCTTCAGGCTTATACCTGCAAATGCTTTTAGCAATAGTTTCAATCTCTTTAGCCTCAAGTGGTGGATTGCACCTATCTTCATTTTCAGCTAAAAGTGCCGCCCGTATCCCCTCATAGCTTAAACCTTTTCTCCTCAATGCTCCTGCCATGCTTGCCATCACTGCATTTCTTGAGCCTTCTTCAATAATATCTGGTATTTCCTTAAAGCTAGTTCTTTTGTTTAGAATTAAATCCACAAGCCATTCATCTGGTGTAGCCATTTCAATATCATCTATCCACTCATAATAATTACCACTTTTATGAATGCTCCCAGGAGCTACAACAAGTCCACCATTTGCTCTAATATCTACACCTTTAAGTATTCCAACCTTATTAGGAATGGTTACTCCTTTTGGAATTAGGTAGTAGTGATGACTTCCACCACTACCAGTCCTAACACTTAAAGTTTTCCTAAGTTCCCCATACTCCTTTAAGCTTTCATAGCCGCCATGTTCTATATCAACATCAAGTACAAAATAATTATCTCCAGTAGCAAAGCCTATATTAGCATTGGGATGCTTCTTAAACTCTGCTATAATTTCTTCTTCAGATGTAGTCGCTTTTTTCATCCAATTGCTATAGATTGGATGCTTACCACTACTTTTGCAATCAGCACCTTTACTGCAAGTACAATTGCCAGCTTCATTAATTCCATGAAGCATAACTATCTTAAACTCCCTTTTAGCATAGCTTACTGCTAAACTTGCTCTATCTTCCACATTCTCACATCCTTTCCCACATAGTATAAGATTACTCTTCAAACCATGGTGATTCTGTAACCTTAGTGTTTTCTGATACATAGGTAACTAGATTTCCATATTCACAAAGGCTATAAATATATTCTGTATCACAGCCTGTGCTTTCTATAAGACCTTTTACAGAAGCAATAACCTCTGTATCTTCACACTTAGCAAGTATCTTTAATTGCTCCATAATTCTTGCAATTATAGTTTCTGATCCGTATTCATTTATAAGTTCATTCAAATTCTTAGCCATTTATAAATTCCACCTTAATTTTTTGTATAAAAAAAGCACCAGCATTAAACAAGTGCTTGCATACTTCCTTTATTCTTTTTCACTGGCATTTTCCCTAAACTTAATTTAGGGCTGCTTGTTATAACTCTTCCTTGAGATGCAGAAAAAGCTACAAGATCTACTCTGCCAAATTCATCCAAAGCTTTTACATCTCCAAATAATTGTCTTCTCTCCTGCATAAGCCTATACTGCTTATACTTTCTGCTTGTATTTCCAGACATGCTATCATCTCCATAAATTTATTTTTGAACTACATCGGTTTCACCAGATTTCTTCTGATCAGGTTTTAAGTACTATGCCGATTCACCTTAAACTTGTGCTATTAAGTTTTAATAACGTGTTTATATCCTATCTACTAGCTTTAACTTTTAAAATAGCCTCTCTAACAAGCTTTTTCTTTTCTTCTGGAAGCTCTTTTCTTAGCCATTTAACAAAAGTCATTTCAGAAATACCTATTGCATCAGCAACTTCCCATTGTCTTACATCAGCAATTCTAAATTCTTCTCTTAAATCTTTATTTCTCATAGCAACTCCTCCTTGACCGTTTAATTTTTTATGTTATATAATTACTATATATTCATTATAATTGATAACTATGTTATCATTCAATAGATAACATTACCGATTGTTAACAGTTTAAAAAAGTAAATTTGCGTTTAATCCTTGATAACATTACGCAGAAAGAAGGAACTATGATATGGCATTTACTATAGAATTTGATGATGCTAGACTTACCGAAAGAATATATGATCCATATAAAGGTGTAGATGAAACCGATACCCTTGGTATGTCTTTTGTTGATTTTTTTTCATTAGGAAAGGATTTATCTAAGAGGAATCATATTTATTTTCACTTGTTAGATGACCCTGATATGTATATAAATGATGACTCTTTTGTTTACGTGCGCATAAAAGAATTTATTGATATTTGTATAAAAGACTCTTCACTTTATACCATAGAGAATCTTATGTTTTTCTTGCACATGCAAGGTCTATCCATACCTCAGCATCATCTTAAATACTATTTTGACCAAGATATGATAATTGAAGATTTAGTTAATCCTTATATGGAAATGTCCCCTATGGAAAGAGCCATTAAAGGCTTTGTTAAGTGCACTAAAACCAAAAATGCCATCACCAGTGTTTATACCTGTGACAGCATTGAAGACATATGCATTGCTACGCTTTATCATTTAATAAAACTTAAAACCACTATAAAGATATGTACTAACTGCGGTAAATATTTTGTACCACTGCACCGATCCGATGCAGTTTACTGTGATAGGACTAGTCCATTTAATCCTGCTAAGACCTGTAAAGAAGATGGCTCACAAAGAACTTTTGAAGAGAAGCTGAAAATGGATGATGCTGAAAAACTAAGAAGGAGCATTTATCAAACTCTACAAATGCGTGTCAGAAGGAATCCTGAGGATGAATCCCACAAGGACTATTTTGAAAAGTGGAAAAAGGATGTTACTAGATGGAAGAAAGATATTAAAAGTGGGAAGAAAACCACTGAAGAGTTTGTCCAGTGGCTTAAATGGAGTAAGAAGAAATGAATTTGTAAACTTCACTTTAACTGTAAAAATAGAGAGATTCTTTAACAATTCTCTCTATTTTTATTAATCATTAATATTTAATTTTCTTTCACTATTTCCATCTACCTTCTTGTAAGTTCCATGTTAAGGAAAACTCTTTATTTTCAATAATTGAATCATAAATTGGCTTTAAAAATTTTACCAGTCTATCTATAACCTCAAAAAACTCTAATTCTTCCTTAGACGAAATTCGCTTTTTAAATGCCTTCCATTGCTGTTTCTTTTCCTTAGATTCTCTAAAGTCACTTGTAAATATTGTAGGAATTAATTGCAACGGTGTTTTCCTATGTTTAAAAGTAGTTTGAATTGCTTCTTTAAGTACTTTACCTTCAAAATTATATTTTTGTGATAAAATACAAATATCATAGAAGTCCTTCATCCTACTATTGGCTTCTGC is from Clostridium thermarum and encodes:
- a CDS encoding DUF6076 domain-containing protein, yielding MAFTIEFDDARLTERIYDPYKGVDETDTLGMSFVDFFSLGKDLSKRNHIYFHLLDDPDMYINDDSFVYVRIKEFIDICIKDSSLYTIENLMFFLHMQGLSIPQHHLKYYFDQDMIIEDLVNPYMEMSPMERAIKGFVKCTKTKNAITSVYTCDSIEDICIATLYHLIKLKTTIKICTNCGKYFVPLHRSDAVYCDRTSPFNPAKTCKEDGSQRTFEEKLKMDDAEKLRRSIYQTLQMRVRRNPEDESHKDYFEKWKKDVTRWKKDIKSGKKTTEEFVQWLKWSKKK
- a CDS encoding DUF927 domain-containing protein — its product is MEDRASLAVSYAKREFKIVMLHGINEAGNCTCSKGADCKSSGKHPIYSNWMKKATTSEEEIIAEFKKHPNANIGFATGDNYFVLDVDIEHGGYESLKEYGELRKTLSVRTGSGGSHHYYLIPKGVTIPNKVGILKGVDIRANGGLVVAPGSIHKSGNYYEWIDDIEMATPDEWLVDLILNKRTSFKEIPDIIEEGSRNAVMASMAGALRRKGLSYEGIRAALLAENEDRCNPPLEAKEIETIAKSICRYKPEDPITGDEWEEFKSEDLLEAISSLKDYSKIYDKEMLHKLSRVKESDPATFALIKSKLKGKVNFRDLEKSIKHIKRIEKETYNKRPLELKGLDTKGYNVPFGWNVDFKEGIVKCEQSAEGNIKTVPVSFTPVVINRRFHNLDMETEKVELAFFRDGYWRNVLAPRSVIFNRNSILRLADSSFPVSSNNASDLISYLSDFERENDRAIPLVKSVARLGWLKDNEFFPYSTRGSLEFEDDSKEASTIMSGLKTNGDYSRWIEVARLARENPAARFIMASSFASILLEPLHKRVFFIHLWHNSRSGKTATIKLSMSAFGNPHKLIGSFNSTIVGLERMATALRNLPFAIDELQVLNTKRMTTDSIIYMLSQGQGRTRGNKDGGIQETRTWRNIIITTGEEAMLGSNMQDGASTRTFEIYAKPVEDIALASLMHEVSEAHYGFAGSEFVTKLCKDIHDNKDFLKALYEELRTRLKEKYQECIYIDEVATVCLGDYLSSMYVFREDEAAAKENAIRTASAMIENNKQLTQNDNIERAWEMFTGWLIANSQRFQFDNPSPRYGRVDADENYLVIPSFAHKALEEAGFSPKKVFRGFAERGYIENQVDSDGIRRFQVSRSICGKTCRVYVVKLPKGDNREEIGAYDVDMDFLK